In Leptospira ryugenii, one genomic interval encodes:
- a CDS encoding YHYH protein yields MVNCDAITGKEDDDNQTLVLALAAIASANSSCSASTSTTTSTVTPSTATLNDATGCVNGVVTCLDSNLPAWIKNNFTCVVGYVSGSNYVIKTKNLPNTKSYYYASRTGVTSAPLYEALPSGNSSAGTNVIIAQNLTFTIPATPTTGSGTVSTQGGLVAIGVTRNGLAIYNNAAAPGDVLASEATTFDNFQGHPQNTGVYHHHAAVPKVCDGAANTSNSGACNNAKLIGIALDGYPIYGQKNDAGVAPTLDSFHGTTGTTAEFPNGTYHYRYAYDSTATIYTLMGSFFRGNIGSVTNN; encoded by the coding sequence ATGGTCAATTGCGATGCAATTACAGGTAAAGAGGACGATGACAACCAAACTTTGGTACTGGCATTGGCAGCGATCGCAAGCGCAAATTCAAGTTGCAGTGCAAGCACAAGCACCACCACCTCCACCGTGACTCCCTCTACTGCCACACTCAACGATGCTACAGGCTGTGTGAATGGTGTGGTGACATGTTTGGATAGCAATCTCCCTGCCTGGATCAAAAACAATTTTACTTGTGTGGTTGGATATGTCTCTGGCTCCAACTACGTAATCAAAACCAAAAACCTTCCCAATACCAAAAGTTACTATTACGCAAGTAGAACAGGTGTTACAAGCGCACCCTTATACGAAGCTCTTCCCTCTGGCAATTCGAGTGCTGGTACAAACGTAATCATTGCACAAAACCTTACCTTTACCATCCCGGCAACACCAACAACAGGATCCGGTACAGTCTCAACCCAAGGTGGCCTGGTCGCTATTGGTGTGACGCGCAATGGGCTAGCGATTTATAACAATGCTGCAGCTCCCGGTGATGTTCTCGCCTCAGAAGCGACTACTTTTGATAACTTCCAAGGACACCCACAAAATACAGGAGTTTACCACCACCATGCCGCTGTACCAAAAGTGTGTGATGGAGCAGCGAATACGAGCAATTCAGGTGCATGTAACAATGCTAAGTTGATAGGCATAGCCTTGGATGGTTACCCGATTTACGGTCAAAAAAATGATGCCGGAGTGGCTCCGACCTTAGATTCCTTTCATGGAACAACAGGTACAACCGCAGAGTTTCCGAATGGAACCTACCATTACCGTTATGCTTATGATTCAACTGCTACTATCTATACTCTCATGGGTTCTTTCTTCCGAGGCAATATAGGATCAGTGACCAATAACTAG
- a CDS encoding FecR family protein produces MRSFAFLVLFFSLSTQLFSEEVAVLTFIQGKVSFIASGKTKAESVKLNQILKAGDSIQTENGICELQLATQATIRIEKFSRIFLEDILNPKTKQTKVRAMAGKLFVKVHKHEKTKNHQLSVVSPSYVAGVRGTEFIVSNPDEGGTNPDLDLESGVFVNEGSVAVSGPDKKEVMVKQNEEIVLKGKDFKKQILSNYAKEKMQIFQKLSQMKEENYQLFKEQHLNNQKLMEEMKGKTNE; encoded by the coding sequence ATGAGATCTTTTGCCTTTTTGGTTCTTTTTTTTAGCCTTTCTACACAACTTTTTTCTGAAGAAGTAGCCGTCCTCACCTTTATCCAAGGAAAAGTTTCCTTCATTGCCTCGGGCAAAACTAAAGCCGAATCAGTGAAACTCAACCAGATCTTAAAAGCGGGGGATAGCATCCAGACGGAAAATGGTATATGCGAATTGCAGTTGGCCACACAGGCCACGATCCGCATCGAAAAGTTCAGCCGCATCTTTCTTGAGGACATTCTCAATCCAAAGACAAAACAAACAAAAGTGCGAGCTATGGCTGGAAAATTGTTTGTCAAAGTCCACAAACATGAAAAAACCAAAAATCACCAGCTATCCGTGGTTAGCCCTAGCTATGTAGCAGGTGTTCGTGGGACAGAATTTATAGTCTCAAATCCTGATGAAGGTGGGACCAATCCAGATTTGGATTTGGAAAGCGGAGTATTTGTAAACGAGGGTTCTGTAGCAGTCAGTGGACCAGACAAAAAAGAAGTGATGGTCAAACAAAATGAAGAAATCGTCCTAAAAGGAAAAGATTTCAAGAAACAGATATTAAGTAACTATGCTAAAGAAAAGATGCAGATTTTTCAAAAGCTGAGCCAAATGAAAGAAGAAAATTACCAATTATTTAAAGAACAACATCTAAACAACCAGAAGCTAATGGAAGAAATGAAGGGAAAAACAAATGAATAG
- a CDS encoding Kelch repeat-containing protein, whose product MNERISLLFVILSFLVQSCTLSPKQDQNGNAILAELGVFSTYSSQTACSSSPPNQAFVKELQEVSIVCPPGFRIMEPKLDNQLKYTSLSSIDTLRKQDFEFIRVSDHQIKVRANRNMLAGEWILTLKEIYNRDSLLLPETIWKVNVDTLSPNLTASYPSGSYDPSIFFTNQFDLRFDELVSGIDELSNYKVETNSGSVTIRNIAKLSEQSIRIFWQGDFPRSGGTLRLSYLGIKDRSGNEIKGELNYRIFGWKDGPNVQNGKRDFAIANLSNGDSLLIGGLGVIKNTSSTSTLSIVERWNVNLGTITEVSPLNQTRRFSSFAQTNEDRIVLSGGFTTNLSSSITNTTAIYRPDTGTWNAGPNLSTARIGHASCAISSNKILITGGRTTNLGSAVSTAEILTLDSIGGGSIQTISNLPNARMNHQCIRLANGMYWIVGGSTTTTEIFNPTTESFTTGPSLVFPQELFTSQFDLNGDPFLIGGRSGSLVTDIVQKLNQSNMTVSVSTYLFQARMEHASARLPDRNFISVGGIASATGSVLSSTEKQWNRSGIDSYVLPATKQGRRGHRLLNLVDGRLLLVGGISGVGVPDYLTSTEVFGD is encoded by the coding sequence TTCTACCTATAGCAGCCAAACAGCATGTAGTTCGAGCCCTCCCAACCAGGCATTCGTAAAAGAATTGCAAGAAGTCTCCATCGTTTGCCCGCCTGGTTTCCGTATCATGGAACCTAAGCTTGACAATCAACTCAAGTATACCTCTTTATCTTCCATAGATACACTTCGTAAACAAGATTTTGAGTTTATACGAGTCTCTGACCACCAAATCAAGGTCCGAGCCAATCGGAACATGTTGGCGGGAGAATGGATACTTACTTTAAAAGAGATTTACAATAGAGACTCCCTTTTGCTTCCAGAAACTATTTGGAAGGTAAATGTGGATACACTCAGTCCGAATTTGACGGCTAGTTATCCCTCGGGTAGCTATGATCCTTCCATCTTTTTCACAAATCAATTTGATTTACGATTTGATGAGCTTGTGAGTGGGATTGATGAGCTCAGTAACTACAAAGTAGAAACCAATTCAGGTTCAGTCACGATTCGAAATATTGCAAAGTTAAGCGAACAATCTATTCGAATTTTTTGGCAAGGAGATTTTCCTAGATCTGGAGGTACATTGCGATTGTCCTACCTTGGAATCAAAGACCGATCCGGGAATGAAATCAAAGGAGAATTAAACTATCGTATATTTGGTTGGAAGGATGGACCTAACGTACAAAATGGAAAGAGAGACTTTGCGATCGCAAACTTAAGTAATGGAGATAGTTTGCTGATTGGGGGTTTGGGAGTCATTAAAAATACCAGTTCTACATCCACTCTTTCTATTGTTGAGAGATGGAATGTAAATTTAGGTACGATCACAGAAGTAAGTCCTCTCAATCAAACTAGGCGGTTTTCTAGTTTTGCGCAAACAAATGAGGATCGCATCGTACTCTCAGGAGGATTTACAACGAACTTATCAAGCTCCATTACCAATACGACAGCGATTTACAGACCAGACACGGGAACTTGGAATGCTGGCCCCAATTTATCTACGGCGCGCATTGGGCACGCGAGTTGTGCGATTTCTAGCAACAAAATTTTAATCACTGGCGGAAGGACAACAAACTTGGGTTCGGCGGTAAGTACAGCTGAGATCCTTACTTTAGATTCCATTGGTGGAGGAAGCATACAAACCATTTCCAATCTACCGAACGCCAGGATGAACCACCAATGTATTCGATTGGCAAATGGCATGTATTGGATTGTGGGCGGAAGTACGACTACCACGGAAATTTTCAATCCCACAACTGAGTCCTTTACTACAGGACCTTCTCTTGTGTTCCCACAAGAGTTGTTCACAAGCCAATTTGATTTGAATGGAGATCCTTTTTTGATCGGAGGTCGTTCTGGCTCACTTGTCACCGATATCGTGCAAAAGTTAAACCAATCCAATATGACTGTATCGGTGTCCACTTACCTCTTCCAAGCAAGGATGGAACATGCATCAGCTCGCCTTCCTGATAGGAATTTTATTTCAGTGGGGGGGATTGCATCCGCAACTGGTTCTGTTTTGTCTTCAACGGAAAAACAATGGAATCGTAGTGGCATCGACTCCTATGTTTTGCCTGCCACCAAACAAGGAAGGCGTGGGCATCGTTTGCTGAATCTAGTGGATGGCAGACTCCTCCTGGTTGGAGGAATCAGTGGAGTAGGCGTGCCAGATTACCTCACGAGTACGGAAGTCTTTGGTGATTAG
- a CDS encoding toxin-antitoxin system YwqK family antitoxin, which translates to MFLTLQCQAKIYEATDPDLQMISGVMVHKNQLLSGIIRQYIPAVSETHLTTFDNGIQHGDFTVIHDSGVLLQKTPFKNGKQNGYSYTWFLNGKNRSFSEFKNGFYVNDRMEWHDNGQLALYEKYTPEGKILGAKKFYREGKIYMNLVFQEDGSSYGLPGSKVCKPIKNSEVNNETN; encoded by the coding sequence TTGTTTCTCACTCTCCAATGCCAAGCAAAAATCTATGAAGCAACTGACCCAGATCTCCAAATGATTTCTGGTGTGATGGTCCATAAAAACCAATTGCTCTCCGGTATCATTCGCCAATACATCCCAGCGGTGAGTGAGACCCATCTGACTACATTTGACAATGGAATTCAGCATGGAGATTTTACCGTTATCCATGACTCAGGTGTTTTATTGCAAAAAACTCCTTTCAAAAATGGTAAACAAAACGGATATTCTTATACTTGGTTTTTGAATGGAAAGAACAGAAGTTTTTCAGAGTTCAAAAATGGATTTTATGTCAATGACCGTATGGAATGGCATGATAACGGACAACTTGCACTCTATGAAAAGTATACGCCCGAAGGAAAGATTCTAGGAGCTAAAAAGTTCTACCGAGAGGGGAAGATATATATGAATCTTGTATTCCAAGAAGATGGAAGCTCTTACGGACTCCCTGGAAGTAAAGTTTGTAAACCGATCAAAAACAGTGAAGTAAACAATGAAACAAATTAA
- a CDS encoding DUF4384 domain-containing protein has protein sequence MNSRLLILVAILTIGLFAEPKETKLPIYKYALLVSQGTTDALEISNHLRGQIIQSKRGDFIYVSDPMFSGDEKLNVNAIIEEKAEIKVAEKLILLKDQGSMTSIQLYDIESGNLEYKNSLPSSMHKTLFQDFYAHIDKKNIYLALSEKKSSPSAPIKITALKSKYVAGEPLRFELEVEEDHYVYVLLVPESKQEDPVLIFPNSTQTANFLKKGEKVTIPENLGSLRTAPPFGKDKIKAFASKEAWDEFQFKNKKGDSFFKLLPPALTSSKSIIVSEVTTQMLKDVEVAEWEITIAPN, from the coding sequence ATGAATAGCCGATTGTTGATCCTTGTAGCTATCCTTACAATAGGATTGTTTGCTGAACCAAAAGAAACTAAACTCCCTATTTATAAATATGCCCTTCTTGTCTCTCAAGGAACGACGGATGCACTTGAGATCAGCAATCACCTTCGCGGGCAAATCATACAAAGCAAACGAGGAGATTTTATCTACGTATCCGATCCTATGTTTTCAGGTGATGAGAAGCTAAACGTAAATGCAATCATAGAAGAGAAAGCCGAAATCAAAGTAGCAGAAAAGCTGATCTTACTGAAAGACCAAGGTTCGATGACAAGCATTCAATTGTATGATATAGAATCTGGTAACTTGGAATACAAAAACTCACTTCCAAGTTCCATGCATAAAACTTTGTTCCAAGATTTTTATGCGCACATTGACAAAAAGAATATCTACTTAGCTCTTTCGGAAAAAAAATCATCTCCCTCTGCTCCGATTAAAATTACAGCTCTCAAATCAAAATATGTAGCAGGAGAGCCCCTTCGTTTTGAACTTGAGGTTGAAGAAGACCACTATGTGTATGTCTTATTAGTACCCGAATCCAAGCAAGAGGATCCCGTTTTGATCTTTCCCAATTCGACACAGACGGCTAACTTTTTGAAAAAAGGAGAAAAGGTAACAATTCCAGAAAATTTGGGTTCACTTCGTACGGCACCGCCTTTTGGAAAAGACAAAATCAAAGCGTTTGCTTCCAAAGAGGCTTGGGATGAGTTTCAATTCAAAAACAAAAAAGGGGATAGTTTCTTTAAATTGCTTCCTCCTGCTCTAACAAGTTCGAAATCAATCATCGTTTCAGAAGTCACAACTCAGATGCTGAAAGATGTAGAAGTGGCAGAGTGGGAAATTACAATCGCACCCAACTAA
- a CDS encoding SCO family protein codes for MKQINLLFLISLCSLILGCKDKKPNIDPNLTFVSKQIPGILPYFKGALLDPYWSEDRDLPSDLKRILNLSLVSEQNKTFDLDEYPNHYKIIVFFYAKCTGVCPMITSNLIRFLPKLKNQKKLIVLSVSINPEEDTVEELKKYRSRYKIEQSNWIFLTGDREQIHSLARDQFSADVKFIKGKYDWKDFVHTENVFLLDTQNYLRGVYRAKGTGDLERLVAEYELLAGK; via the coding sequence ATGAAACAAATTAACTTGCTATTTTTGATTTCACTTTGTTCTCTAATTTTAGGGTGTAAGGATAAGAAACCAAATATCGACCCAAACCTAACATTTGTATCCAAACAGATTCCTGGTATCCTACCCTATTTCAAAGGGGCTTTGCTCGATCCCTATTGGAGCGAAGATAGAGATCTTCCCTCAGATCTCAAACGTATCCTGAATCTTTCCTTGGTATCAGAACAAAACAAAACATTTGATTTGGATGAATATCCAAATCATTACAAAATTATAGTTTTCTTTTATGCAAAGTGTACGGGCGTTTGCCCAATGATCACGAGCAATTTGATTCGTTTTTTACCCAAACTCAAAAACCAGAAGAAGCTCATAGTTCTTTCGGTAAGCATCAATCCTGAAGAAGATACAGTAGAAGAATTAAAAAAATACAGATCTCGCTATAAAATTGAACAATCCAATTGGATTTTTCTCACGGGAGATAGGGAGCAGATCCATTCCTTAGCACGCGATCAGTTTTCGGCGGATGTGAAATTTATCAAAGGAAAGTATGACTGGAAAGACTTTGTCCACACGGAAAATGTATTTTTGCTCGATACCCAAAACTACCTCCGGGGGGTCTACAGAGCCAAAGGCACTGGGGATTTAGAGAGACTGGTCGCCGAATATGAGCTATTGGCAGGTAAATAG